Proteins found in one bacterium genomic segment:
- a CDS encoding glycosyl hydrolase family 28-related protein, with protein sequence MENTIHPVSRGIIVFLAVALLLLCAVPVMAWRSTLYPADWQPPTNGAVDFQTDKLIQDFSYAGYKAGEAPLPSISGPVFTVTQPPYNADNSGTNDATSAIQAAINAAQTAGGGVVVLPAGRYAVSPQGANTYALLINASNVVLRGAGTGATYLLNTSTNMRGKSIILVIGPSSAGFYSSGSGSTVLSTNLLGPAVDIPVASTNGFVPGQWVVVRADCTDAWITEHNEPDWLGYGSSLGGVAYFRRVLAVSSSTITLNVPTRYYLKTRDNARVVRLGGSPLSGCGLEDFSIGNVQHGGSGVVSNGINVEGTGWAENDYTVPGTGGYDAHGSYAIQFTWARDSWVRNVATFQAPGNTTTCHLLSNGIGLNECTQITLTNLTLQRAQYGGGGGNGYLYRLSNSSECLVDNCRATFSRSGFVLAQMAACGNVFLGCTSTDSAHQNGASGSENTYGGYSDHHMHFSHANLVDACTSGSNSNWEARYRPDSVPPHALSSAHGVFWNTGGVGRGIGANGPYAVRSEQSRYGYVIGTRGTRTNVWLTTYGGTKCDPVDHVEGIGQGDTLEPVSLYADQLQRRLNRMTVAAGGSMTLSNTVVNYGALTIGSGGVLHVVNGTLIVGNYGGLTLGDGALLQMTNSTLIAGNYTNTGTFTLSMVTNIVTAGVGGAITPSGTNTMISTWSNVTYSLTAAVGYGVGSLTNNGVVTNFSGTKTATYTDPASNITNNQIITAAFVYNGVRFVPGDYGTITGALAAAQAGDQIVISSGTYAETLVVSNTVTLVGSNVTGVAGLTVLSNQTLVLSGFTSFAVSALAIQSGGIVQVSNSTVTVNGMTLTGTFTLNSQWGTSPIPSSLNFSADFESYSTNIPLALCGGGGWSATDPGSMVQGPVAHQSAKAAKVASASSLSLAVNGEGISNVWTDVWLNDREPRYAEMSTPTGTTNMAVMLFVNTNNHVVIWNSNAWDECTLDVAGNAAQVFSTGQWVRVSFYEDFTAQKAALFVNGQLLRQQVPFVSFVGSYHAFKLSSGVGAAYLDDVQVWTNIPATLTNMPMSDLDHDGIPDAVEIARKGTLYDRSTGTMLLVH encoded by the coding sequence ATGGAAAACACCATTCATCCCGTTTCACGCGGGATTATTGTCTTTCTTGCTGTCGCACTGTTGCTGCTGTGTGCTGTGCCCGTCATGGCCTGGCGCAGCACGCTGTATCCTGCCGATTGGCAGCCGCCGACCAACGGCGCGGTCGACTTTCAAACGGATAAACTGATCCAGGACTTCTCCTACGCCGGCTATAAGGCGGGGGAAGCGCCTCTGCCCAGTATTTCCGGCCCGGTATTCACCGTGACCCAGCCGCCTTACAATGCCGACAACAGCGGAACCAACGACGCGACCAGTGCCATTCAGGCCGCGATCAACGCGGCCCAGACGGCGGGCGGCGGCGTGGTGGTTCTCCCGGCGGGCCGATACGCCGTCAGCCCGCAGGGGGCCAATACGTATGCGTTGCTGATCAACGCCTCAAACGTCGTGCTGCGCGGGGCGGGCACGGGGGCAACCTATCTGCTCAACACCAGCACGAATATGCGGGGCAAGAGCATTATCCTCGTCATCGGTCCGTCGTCGGCGGGGTTTTATTCCAGTGGCAGCGGCAGCACGGTCTTGAGCACGAATCTCCTCGGCCCGGCAGTGGATATCCCGGTGGCCAGTACCAACGGGTTTGTGCCAGGGCAATGGGTCGTGGTGCGCGCCGATTGTACCGATGCGTGGATCACCGAGCACAACGAACCGGACTGGCTGGGGTACGGCAGTTCACTCGGCGGTGTCGCCTACTTCCGCCGCGTGCTGGCCGTGTCGTCGTCGACCATCACCCTCAATGTCCCGACTCGATATTATCTGAAAACACGCGACAATGCGCGGGTGGTGCGGCTCGGAGGGAGTCCTTTGTCGGGTTGCGGCCTGGAGGACTTCTCGATCGGCAATGTGCAACATGGTGGGTCGGGGGTTGTGTCAAACGGCATCAATGTTGAGGGCACCGGGTGGGCGGAAAACGACTACACGGTTCCCGGCACGGGGGGGTATGACGCGCATGGTTCGTATGCGATCCAGTTCACGTGGGCGCGGGATTCCTGGGTGCGGAATGTGGCAACGTTCCAGGCGCCGGGGAACACCACCACGTGCCATCTCCTGAGCAACGGCATTGGCCTCAACGAGTGCACGCAGATCACCTTGACGAACCTCACTTTGCAGCGCGCTCAATATGGCGGCGGTGGCGGCAACGGCTATCTGTACCGGCTCAGCAACTCATCCGAGTGCCTGGTGGATAACTGCCGTGCGACGTTTTCACGGAGCGGCTTTGTGTTGGCCCAGATGGCGGCTTGCGGAAACGTGTTTCTCGGGTGTACCAGCACGGACAGCGCGCACCAAAACGGCGCCTCGGGTTCAGAGAACACGTACGGCGGCTACAGCGACCATCATATGCACTTCAGCCACGCGAACCTGGTGGATGCCTGCACCAGCGGCAGCAACAGCAACTGGGAGGCGCGGTACCGGCCTGACAGCGTTCCGCCGCATGCCCTGTCTTCGGCGCACGGCGTCTTCTGGAACACCGGGGGCGTCGGTCGGGGCATTGGTGCCAACGGGCCTTACGCGGTGCGAAGCGAGCAGAGCCGCTACGGTTACGTGATTGGCACGCGCGGCACGCGCACCAATGTCTGGCTCACGACGTACGGCGGGACGAAATGCGATCCGGTCGATCACGTGGAAGGGATCGGCCAGGGCGACACGCTGGAGCCGGTTTCGCTTTATGCGGACCAGTTGCAGCGGCGGCTGAACCGGATGACGGTGGCGGCGGGTGGGTCCATGACCCTCAGCAACACGGTGGTCAATTATGGCGCGCTGACGATCGGATCCGGCGGCGTGCTGCACGTGGTGAACGGTACGTTGATCGTTGGCAATTACGGTGGCTTGACACTCGGGGACGGCGCGTTGCTGCAAATGACGAATAGCACGCTGATTGCCGGCAATTACACCAACACCGGAACCTTTACGTTATCGATGGTGACCAACATCGTAACAGCCGGGGTGGGGGGGGCGATCACTCCGTCCGGTACGAACACCATGATCTCGACATGGTCGAATGTGACCTATTCCCTGACGGCTGCGGTGGGTTATGGGGTCGGTTCGCTGACGAACAACGGGGTGGTCACCAACTTTTCCGGTACGAAGACGGCAACCTACACGGATCCGGCGTCGAACATCACGAACAACCAGATCATCACAGCGGCGTTTGTGTACAACGGGGTGCGGTTTGTTCCCGGTGACTACGGGACGATTACCGGCGCCTTGGCGGCGGCACAGGCGGGCGACCAGATTGTGATCAGCAGCGGGACGTACGCCGAGACGCTGGTGGTGAGCAATACCGTCACGCTGGTCGGGTCGAATGTGACAGGTGTGGCGGGGTTGACCGTGCTGTCAAACCAGACGCTGGTGTTGAGCGGGTTCACCTCCTTTGCGGTCTCCGCCCTGGCCATCCAGTCGGGCGGCATCGTGCAAGTCAGTAACTCAACGGTCACGGTAAACGGCATGACTTTGACGGGCACGTTCACCTTGAATTCGCAGTGGGGGACGTCACCGATACCGTCTTCCTTGAATTTTTCGGCTGATTTTGAATCCTATTCCACGAATATCCCGTTAGCCCTGTGCGGAGGAGGCGGGTGGAGCGCCACGGACCCGGGGTCAATGGTGCAAGGTCCGGTGGCTCACCAGAGCGCCAAGGCGGCTAAGGTCGCGAGTGCTTCCTCCCTTTCGCTGGCGGTCAATGGCGAGGGGATCAGCAACGTCTGGACGGATGTCTGGCTCAATGACCGTGAGCCCAGGTATGCGGAAATGTCGACGCCGACGGGCACGACGAATATGGCCGTGATGCTATTTGTGAACACGAACAACCATGTCGTGATCTGGAACTCCAATGCGTGGGATGAATGCACGCTGGACGTGGCTGGGAATGCCGCGCAGGTGTTCTCTACCGGCCAGTGGGTGCGGGTATCCTTCTATGAGGATTTCACGGCCCAAAAGGCGGCGTTGTTCGTGAACGGGCAATTGTTGCGACAACAGGTGCCGTTCGTTTCATTTGTTGGCAGTTACCATGCCTTCAAACTCAGTTCAGGGGTTGGCGCGGCGTATCTGGATGATGTGCAGGTCTGGACCAATATACCGGCCACCTTGACAAACATGCCCATGAGCGACCTGGACCATGACGGGATCCCGGACGCGGTGGAGATCGCCCGGAAGGGGACTTTATATGACCGGTCTACGGGGACTATGTTGCTTGTGCACTAG
- a CDS encoding antitoxin, whose translation MAILQVRNMDKELYTALGRRAALENRSISQEVIEIIKRYLATPVTRKGAADEEALGLAGSWEDSRSEKEIAGAIRKERTTRRFHGEF comes from the coding sequence ATGGCGATATTACAGGTCCGCAACATGGACAAGGAACTTTACACGGCGCTTGGCAGACGGGCGGCGCTCGAAAACCGCTCCATCAGCCAGGAAGTCATCGAGATTATTAAGAGATATCTGGCAACTCCCGTTACCCGGAAGGGCGCCGCCGATGAGGAGGCTTTGGGCCTGGCCGGATCGTGGGAGGACTCCCGGTCGGAGAAGGAGATCGCCGGCGCCATTCGCAAGGAGCGCACAACCAGGCGCTTTCACGGAGAATTCTGA
- a CDS encoding type II toxin-antitoxin system VapC family toxin, translated as MMYLLDTDTLIYFLKGNAPVVRNFKACSNSPKALSVITYGELVHGCRKSERVVENLAKVHRLAELYPVIDVTRSVMDSFGEIKASLSRAGTTIDDFDLLIGCTALTLNYAVVSNNVKHYQKIPGLNVVNWA; from the coding sequence CTGATGTATCTGCTTGATACCGATACCCTGATCTACTTCCTCAAAGGTAACGCCCCGGTTGTCAGAAACTTCAAGGCCTGCTCAAACAGCCCCAAAGCGCTATCCGTCATCACCTATGGGGAACTTGTCCATGGTTGCCGCAAATCGGAACGTGTTGTGGAGAATCTGGCCAAAGTGCATCGCCTTGCCGAACTCTACCCGGTTATTGATGTAACCCGCTCCGTAATGGACAGCTTTGGCGAGATAAAAGCCTCACTCTCCAGGGCGGGGACGACGATTGATGATTTCGACCTCTTGATCGGGTGCACGGCGTTGACGCTGAACTATGCCGTTGTCAGCAACAACGTGAAGCACTATCAGAAAATCCCCGGCCTCAATGTCGTGAATTGGGCGTGA
- a CDS encoding type II toxin-antitoxin system VapC family toxin has product MKTVYIETSIVSYLTARPSRSILAAAWQQATEDWWTFQRSRFELFTSELVVKEAEQGNTEAAQRRIAALAGIQQLAITDEVSSLAANLLDEGALPSIAADDAMHVAVAAYHGVDYLLTWNCRHIDNAEKKPVIRSVCASKGFPCPEICTPMELMGDTENER; this is encoded by the coding sequence ATGAAAACGGTTTATATTGAAACATCCATTGTTAGTTACCTGACGGCCAGGCCATCGAGAAGCATACTGGCGGCGGCTTGGCAGCAAGCGACTGAGGACTGGTGGACTTTTCAACGTTCGCGATTTGAGTTGTTCACTTCCGAACTAGTTGTCAAGGAAGCTGAGCAAGGGAATACGGAAGCAGCACAACGGAGAATTGCTGCTTTAGCCGGAATTCAACAACTCGCCATAACGGATGAAGTGTCAAGCCTCGCGGCAAACCTGCTGGATGAAGGAGCATTACCGTCGATTGCCGCAGATGACGCTATGCATGTGGCGGTGGCAGCCTATCATGGAGTGGATTACCTGCTTACCTGGAACTGTCGGCATATAGATAATGCCGAAAAGAAACCTGTAATACGCAGTGTGTGTGCGTCAAAAGGGTTTCCATGCCCGGAAATTTGCACACCCATGGAACTTATGGGGGATACCGAAAATGAAAGATGA
- a CDS encoding LamG-like jellyroll fold domain-containing protein: MKPLLLLLASAVLLNAQVKSQNEPTNGAAAAAQKAAADKIIDERYLAVLALKPVGYWPADEGSGETLNDRSGNKNHGRIIHVPWDKGLLDFTGAYQWAEIPASTKYQSKSLTIGGWVFIRSKVEGSDSTGRMGLLLIGNKDGVNAVGVQLCVRRQELIDVVSKGKPDVFRTWLWSPEKRLGEGKPSLSLGEWHHLLYTFEATRWKDAADLHGKGSLYLDGHLLATNEDIPYKSENRSIQIGNDAYWWHQMTGKSGSLDGSVRDMVWFDRALSAEEVARLHAVTRPSAQPKFYGEDMVVLNGRGMAAGDLKDLPAPQRRAALQLFGKKDAATLQPLSKSLLPVLIAALQEADCRLLAAQLLVKLNSDPARAALRAALPQMVAVVQAADKAPGERAEAALALAAMKQDAASASAALARTLNELLKQEGERLPRVEDLLRNALIRALLDISPSDPQARDILGLALAKPVFALMDLTGTRFDAVRRLVGEHRTMDALDAFTKLPPVENGERFFSYREPGKRDYTSIIRDKGVTYKVGSGIAWQGGEQVSKDDYEKIVGKLAGKYPQAKGWRSSDFPRLYRIPITKINPDGTQQKVYLGGEDFVIDGSDAKMLGWSLFVDEAGYIHLIGGQHNVPNPDSYIPGSWEEMGVPRDRNHADFPAQMYWVTKEPGNIETFEFVGRKSDPRAIPASYLNYMVFLQSPASKTYLYGRANACGWQCWGMFRYDAKTKRWATVGGDPFDLIESARHHDANWLNYLHDPARGSAPKAPTAERPLAWAWQPNFYNYCRDDWGAKFDKTGRLHIKMRIEGLDGDGYVRFSSVYAYSDDDTKTFHRADGSPVALPLTTNPAPDHNADLLQNNTGQWWDLWLSLMNHAGLK, encoded by the coding sequence ATGAAACCACTCCTCCTCCTTCTTGCCTCCGCCGTGCTGCTCAACGCCCAGGTCAAATCCCAGAACGAGCCCACGAACGGCGCCGCCGCCGCGGCCCAGAAAGCGGCGGCGGACAAGATCATTGATGAACGCTATCTGGCCGTGCTCGCCTTGAAGCCGGTTGGCTACTGGCCGGCGGACGAGGGGAGCGGCGAGACGCTGAACGACCGTTCCGGGAATAAAAACCATGGTCGTATCATCCACGTCCCATGGGACAAGGGCCTGCTTGACTTCACCGGCGCCTACCAATGGGCCGAGATCCCGGCGAGCACGAAGTATCAGAGCAAGTCGCTCACCATCGGGGGCTGGGTATTCATCCGCTCAAAGGTCGAAGGTTCAGACTCGACGGGCCGCATGGGGTTGCTGCTCATCGGCAACAAGGACGGGGTGAACGCTGTCGGTGTGCAGCTTTGCGTGCGTAGGCAGGAATTGATAGATGTGGTCAGCAAAGGTAAGCCGGATGTGTTTAGGACGTGGCTCTGGTCACCGGAGAAGCGCCTGGGTGAAGGCAAGCCGTCGCTCTCCCTGGGTGAGTGGCACCATCTTCTCTATACCTTCGAGGCGACTCGATGGAAAGATGCCGCAGACCTACACGGCAAAGGCTCGCTCTATCTCGACGGACACCTGCTTGCGACCAACGAGGACATCCCTTACAAGAGCGAGAACCGGAGTATCCAGATCGGCAACGATGCCTACTGGTGGCATCAGATGACTGGAAAATCCGGATCGCTGGACGGATCGGTGCGGGACATGGTCTGGTTCGACCGGGCCTTGTCTGCAGAAGAGGTCGCCCGGCTTCACGCGGTGACCCGGCCGTCGGCACAGCCGAAGTTTTATGGCGAGGACATGGTTGTGCTCAATGGCCGCGGCATGGCCGCAGGGGATTTGAAAGACCTCCCTGCGCCGCAGCGCCGCGCGGCGCTGCAGCTCTTCGGCAAGAAGGATGCCGCCACCCTGCAGCCCTTGTCCAAGTCCCTTCTGCCGGTGCTGATCGCCGCCCTCCAGGAGGCCGACTGCCGGTTGCTGGCGGCGCAACTGCTCGTCAAACTCAACAGTGATCCGGCCCGCGCCGCCCTGCGCGCCGCCCTGCCGCAAATGGTCGCGGTCGTTCAGGCCGCCGACAAGGCACCGGGCGAACGTGCCGAGGCGGCCCTGGCACTGGCCGCCATGAAACAGGATGCCGCCAGCGCCAGTGCGGCACTCGCCCGGACCCTGAACGAATTGCTGAAGCAAGAGGGCGAGCGCCTGCCGCGCGTCGAGGATCTGCTGCGCAATGCCCTGATCCGGGCGTTGCTGGACATCTCGCCCAGCGACCCGCAAGCGCGCGACATCCTGGGACTGGCCCTGGCCAAACCCGTGTTTGCACTCATGGATCTGACCGGGACGCGCTTCGACGCGGTGCGGCGCCTGGTGGGCGAGCATCGCACCATGGATGCTCTTGATGCGTTCACCAAGCTGCCGCCGGTGGAGAACGGCGAGCGCTTTTTCAGCTATCGGGAACCCGGCAAACGGGATTACACCTCGATTATCCGCGACAAGGGAGTCACTTACAAAGTAGGTAGCGGCATCGCATGGCAGGGTGGGGAGCAGGTTTCCAAGGACGACTATGAGAAGATCGTCGGCAAGCTGGCCGGGAAGTATCCCCAGGCGAAGGGCTGGCGCTCATCGGACTTCCCTCGCCTCTATCGTATCCCGATCACCAAAATCAACCCCGACGGCACCCAGCAGAAAGTGTATCTGGGAGGTGAAGATTTTGTCATCGACGGCTCCGACGCGAAAATGCTCGGGTGGTCCCTCTTCGTCGATGAGGCCGGCTATATCCATCTCATTGGGGGTCAGCACAACGTCCCGAACCCCGACAGCTACATCCCCGGCAGTTGGGAAGAGATGGGGGTTCCCCGGGATCGCAACCATGCGGACTTCCCGGCCCAGATGTATTGGGTCACGAAGGAGCCCGGAAACATTGAGACCTTCGAGTTCGTCGGCCGCAAGTCCGATCCCCGCGCCATCCCCGCCAGCTATTTGAATTACATGGTCTTCCTGCAGAGCCCCGCCAGCAAGACCTACCTCTACGGCCGGGCCAATGCCTGTGGCTGGCAGTGCTGGGGCATGTTCAGATACGATGCTAAGACCAAGCGCTGGGCGACAGTCGGGGGCGACCCGTTCGATCTGATCGAGTCGGCGCGGCACCATGACGCCAACTGGCTGAACTATCTGCACGATCCCGCCCGCGGCTCCGCCCCTAAAGCTCCCACCGCCGAGCGCCCGCTGGCCTGGGCCTGGCAGCCTAACTTCTACAATTACTGCCGGGATGACTGGGGTGCTAAATTCGATAAGACCGGTCGCCTGCACATAAAAATGAGGATCGAAGGACTCGACGGGGACGGGTATGTCCGGTTCTCCAGCGTTTACGCCTATTCCGACGACGACACCAAGACCTTCCACCGTGCCGACGGCTCTCCGGTTGCTTTGCCTCTGACCACCAATCCGGCGCCGGACCACAATGCCGACCTGCTGCAAAATAACACCGGCCAATGGTGGGACCTCTGGCTCTCGCTCATGAACCACGCCGGATTGAAGTGA
- a CDS encoding alpha-L-fucosidase, which produces MGNNPNNSAAKIVAGQHDMIHAANGLSQERDYFPTSRFIGRLAQCRAWGGNYLLNFGPDPDGDLPPEAYNAIRAIGAGFQKGKS; this is translated from the coding sequence ATGGGTAACAACCCCAACAATTCGGCCGCCAAAATCGTCGCGGGACAGCATGATATGATTCATGCAGCCAATGGGCTTTCGCAAGAGCGGGACTATTTCCCGACATCACGGTTCATCGGGCGCCTGGCCCAATGCCGCGCCTGGGGCGGTAATTATTTGCTTAACTTCGGCCCTGACCCGGATGGAGATTTGCCGCCGGAGGCTTACAACGCGATCAGAGCCATCGGTGCCGGATTTCAGAAAGGTAAATCATGA